In a single window of the Cupriavidus basilensis genome:
- a CDS encoding sll0787 family AIR synthase-like protein — protein MNVAHIVESLRASRGFGHKTDIAGVLSSLGNALPGGMRDLGQAVAVGDDCAAIADHDGYLLFAIEGMVRDFIAARPWFAGYSAVMVNVSDIYAMGGRPLAVVDAIWSDGVAQAAEVLKGMAAASAAYGVPIVGGHSNARSDQAQLAVAIVGRARRLLSSFAARPGDRLLMAVDLRGAFAEPYPYWNASTEAPPARLRADLELLPALAEDGLCAAAKDISMAGTLGTALMLLECSGVGARIDLGRIPAPVGVPMARWLTAFPSYGFLLAVREQDAERVSERFRARDIACADIGVIDDSRQVLVSGAGETALLWDFARDAFIVPQAGCPARDATPIDA, from the coding sequence ATGAATGTCGCGCACATCGTGGAAAGCCTGCGCGCCAGCCGCGGCTTTGGCCACAAGACCGATATCGCCGGCGTGCTGTCGTCGCTGGGCAATGCGCTGCCGGGCGGCATGCGCGATCTCGGCCAGGCGGTGGCGGTGGGCGACGATTGCGCCGCGATTGCCGACCATGACGGCTACCTGCTGTTTGCGATCGAAGGCATGGTCCGGGATTTCATCGCTGCCAGGCCGTGGTTCGCGGGCTATAGCGCGGTGATGGTCAACGTCAGCGATATCTATGCCATGGGCGGCCGTCCGCTGGCGGTGGTGGACGCTATCTGGAGCGACGGCGTGGCGCAGGCCGCCGAAGTGCTCAAGGGCATGGCGGCGGCCTCCGCGGCCTATGGCGTGCCCATCGTCGGCGGGCATAGCAATGCCCGCAGCGATCAGGCCCAGCTTGCGGTGGCCATTGTCGGGCGGGCGCGGCGCCTGCTATCGAGCTTCGCGGCGCGCCCGGGCGACCGGTTGCTGATGGCCGTCGATTTGCGTGGCGCCTTTGCCGAGCCGTACCCGTACTGGAACGCCTCCACCGAAGCGCCGCCCGCGCGGCTGCGGGCCGATCTCGAACTGCTGCCCGCGCTGGCCGAGGACGGCTTGTGCGCCGCGGCCAAGGACATCAGCATGGCCGGCACGCTGGGCACGGCGCTGATGCTGCTGGAGTGCTCCGGCGTGGGCGCGCGGATCGACCTGGGCCGCATCCCGGCCCCCGTGGGGGTGCCGATGGCGCGCTGGCTTACGGCATTCCCGAGCTACGGCTTTCTGCTGGCCGTGCGCGAGCAGGACGCGGAGCGTGTGAGCGAGCGTTTCAGGGCGCGGGACATTGCCTGCGCGGACATCGGCGTCATCGACGATTCGCGGCAGGTCTTGGTCAGCGGCGCCGGCGAAACCGCGCTGCTGTGGGATTTCGCGCGCGATGCATTCATCGTCCCGCAGGCTGGTTGCCCGGCGCGGGATGCCACCCCCATCGATGCCTGA
- a CDS encoding MSMEG_0568 family radical SAM protein, whose protein sequence is MNSSEMTPASSRLSVTELRTELQSVGLRLLDPAAGAASRRGGAGPSDHKAVTVDGVTIMVPVHTNTAWHSPYVASAPDGKGTSALLRGTIPIANISFPKAPRFYALQTMEGVPYSHIATLHSADVLATTVLQTCIRYESRRKTCKFCAIGQSLAAGRTIARKTPEQLAEVARAAVLLDGVKHMVLTTGTPPTPDRGAAILCESAFAIKAAVDLPIQAQCEPPDDDRWFERMKASGIDTLGMHLEVVTPALRERIMPGKAAVPISRYMEAFKAAVAVFGRGQVSTYILAGLGDSVETILSISKELVALGVYPFVVPFVPITGTPLEDHPAPPPEFMKAILKPLGAMISAAGMRSADIKAGCGKCGACSSLSSYEEVAA, encoded by the coding sequence ATGAACTCCAGCGAGATGACGCCGGCCTCGAGCCGGTTGTCGGTAACTGAGCTTCGGACCGAGCTGCAATCGGTCGGGCTGCGCCTGCTGGACCCGGCAGCGGGCGCCGCCAGCCGGCGCGGCGGCGCGGGCCCGTCCGACCACAAGGCGGTGACCGTGGATGGCGTGACCATCATGGTGCCGGTGCATACCAATACCGCCTGGCATTCGCCGTACGTGGCGTCGGCGCCGGATGGCAAGGGCACCAGTGCGCTGCTGCGCGGCACCATCCCGATTGCGAACATCAGCTTTCCGAAGGCGCCGCGCTTCTATGCGCTGCAGACGATGGAGGGCGTGCCGTACTCGCACATCGCCACGCTGCACAGCGCGGACGTGCTGGCCACCACGGTGCTGCAAACCTGCATCCGCTACGAGAGCCGGCGCAAGACCTGCAAGTTCTGCGCGATCGGGCAATCGCTCGCGGCCGGTCGCACCATCGCGCGCAAGACGCCGGAGCAACTGGCCGAAGTGGCGCGCGCCGCCGTGCTGCTGGACGGCGTCAAGCATATGGTGCTGACCACCGGCACGCCGCCCACGCCGGACCGCGGCGCCGCCATTCTTTGCGAAAGCGCCTTTGCCATCAAGGCTGCGGTGGATCTGCCCATCCAGGCGCAATGCGAGCCGCCGGACGACGACCGCTGGTTCGAGCGCATGAAAGCCTCCGGCATCGATACGCTGGGCATGCACCTGGAAGTGGTCACGCCCGCCCTGCGCGAGCGGATCATGCCGGGCAAGGCGGCGGTGCCGATCAGCCGCTATATGGAAGCCTTCAAGGCTGCGGTTGCCGTGTTCGGCCGGGGGCAGGTGAGCACCTATATCCTCGCCGGGCTCGGCGATAGCGTTGAGACCATCCTGTCGATCTCGAAGGAACTGGTCGCGCTTGGCGTCTATCCCTTCGTGGTGCCCTTTGTGCCTATCACCGGCACGCCGCTGGAAGACCATCCCGCGCCGCCGCCTGAATTCATGAAGGCCATCCTCAAGCCGCTGGGCGCGATGATCAGCGCGGCGGGCATGCGCTCGGCGGATATCAAGGCGGGCTGCGGCAAGTGCGGCGCCTGCTCCTCGCTGTCTTCGTATGAAGAGGTGGCGGCATGA
- a CDS encoding tail fiber protein: MMQTKLRALYLSMAAASLLNACGGGGSDTAQSSGSAPVTVAPAASISGVAATGAPIANATVELKCVSGTASVTTSATGAWSVTTAGLVLPCAARVTGPSGVLHTLILGPGVTNITPITELVVASATGNPDTEAFFNTFSATSAGAASNRLPTALTLTKQRLANLGVTVDTLNLLNQVFQPQAGDAYDDKLEALIVRLKANNATLVTVSQELARGDVGPAGATGATGATGAAGPTGATGAIGATGATGATGATGAQGPQGADGSNGATGATGATGATGATGAQGVTGPTGATGATGATGMQGPTGVTGAQGTTGATGPTGATGATGAQGVTGATGATGATGATGATGPINPGLGQNTGNAAGGGSGGAECTMGSVWLTATTFGAGLPADGRLLPIAQYAALFSLLGTNFGGNGTSNFALPNLASVTPNGLTYMICTEGLYPTRS, translated from the coding sequence ATGATGCAAACAAAATTGCGGGCTCTCTATCTGTCCATGGCCGCGGCCTCGCTGCTGAACGCATGCGGTGGCGGCGGCAGCGATACCGCGCAATCATCTGGCAGCGCGCCGGTCACGGTGGCGCCGGCAGCCTCGATCTCCGGCGTTGCCGCCACCGGCGCGCCCATTGCCAATGCCACCGTGGAACTGAAATGCGTGTCCGGCACGGCCTCCGTCACCACCTCGGCTACCGGCGCCTGGTCGGTCACCACCGCCGGCCTGGTGCTGCCGTGCGCGGCGCGCGTGACCGGCCCGAGCGGCGTGCTGCACACGCTGATCCTCGGCCCCGGCGTGACCAACATCACGCCGATCACCGAGCTGGTGGTGGCCAGCGCCACCGGAAACCCGGACACCGAAGCCTTCTTCAACACGTTCTCCGCCACCTCGGCCGGCGCGGCAAGCAACCGCCTGCCCACTGCCCTGACCTTGACCAAGCAGCGCCTGGCCAATCTGGGCGTGACGGTGGACACGCTGAACCTGCTCAACCAGGTGTTCCAGCCGCAAGCCGGCGACGCGTATGACGACAAGCTCGAAGCGCTGATCGTGCGCCTGAAGGCCAACAACGCCACGCTGGTCACTGTGTCGCAGGAGCTGGCCCGGGGCGATGTGGGCCCGGCAGGGGCAACGGGCGCGACCGGCGCCACGGGTGCGGCCGGTCCCACCGGGGCTACCGGCGCAATAGGGGCCACCGGGGCGACAGGGGCCACGGGGGCAACCGGCGCGCAGGGCCCGCAAGGTGCCGACGGGAGCAATGGCGCCACGGGCGCTACCGGCGCGACTGGCGCTACTGGCGCCACCGGTGCGCAAGGCGTGACGGGGCCGACGGGCGCGACCGGGGCCACGGGCGCCACCGGCATGCAAGGCCCGACGGGAGTCACCGGCGCCCAAGGCACCACGGGTGCCACTGGCCCGACGGGTGCGACCGGCGCCACCGGTGCGCAAGGCGTAACGGGTGCCACAGGGGCCACGGGGGCGACGGGCGCGACCGGCGCCACAGGCCCCATCAACCCAGGTCTGGGGCAAAACACCGGAAACGCGGCAGGCGGCGGCAGCGGCGGCGCCGAATGCACGATGGGCAGCGTGTGGCTAACCGCCACGACGTTCGGGGCAGGCCTGCCGGCCGATGGCCGGCTGCTCCCCATCGCACAATACGCGGCGCTGTTCTCGCTGCTGGGGACTAACTTCGGCGGCAACGGCACAAGCAACTTTGCGCTGCCGAATCTTGCGTCCGTCACGCCCAACGGCCTGACGTACATGATCTGCACTGAGGGCCTCTACCCCACGCGAAGCTAA
- a CDS encoding PLP-dependent aminotransferase family protein, whose amino-acid sequence MPGLASHWLKRLGESTKPAYLMIPDLIEEDLASGRLQARDRLPALRDLADALQLNYTTVARAYAEARKRGLIDAKAGSGTFVRGRAPALPLRAGTGAEMTMNNPPEPAALTVRLRESAARLMSTTDPYDLLRYQDFGGTPADRAVAVDWLKRYVPACRADTVLICPGIHSALVALVSLLARPGQTICLDTLAYPGIKAIATQLGVQLQALPSDEEGPLGPAFETLCKTQKPSALYCNPTLQNPSTRTMPQGRREILADIALRYSVPIIEDDAYGMLPQRTPDAMATLAPELTYYVTGLSKCFGAGLRIAFIHGPTARQTQRLAGTLRATTVMASPFNTLLATSWIKDGTADDMLKAIRAECVARQLLARDVLAGRPYDADPEGFHLWLPIPPDSGWRPSELALHLRSRGIGVVSSAAFATDGNPPDAIRICLGGPGERDEMEESLQIVADTLDDPHHLHSAML is encoded by the coding sequence TTGCCCGGACTTGCCAGCCACTGGCTCAAACGCCTCGGCGAGAGCACCAAACCCGCTTACCTGATGATCCCCGACCTGATCGAGGAAGACCTGGCAAGCGGGCGCCTGCAAGCGCGCGACCGCCTGCCGGCGCTGCGCGACCTGGCCGACGCGCTGCAGCTCAACTACACCACCGTGGCCCGTGCCTACGCCGAAGCCCGCAAGCGCGGCCTGATCGACGCCAAGGCCGGCAGCGGCACCTTTGTGCGCGGGCGCGCTCCGGCCCTGCCGCTGCGCGCGGGCACGGGCGCCGAAATGACCATGAACAACCCGCCCGAGCCGGCGGCGCTGACGGTCAGGCTGCGCGAGTCGGCGGCGCGCCTGATGAGCACGACCGATCCCTACGACCTGCTGCGCTACCAGGATTTCGGCGGCACGCCGGCGGATCGCGCGGTAGCGGTGGACTGGCTCAAACGCTATGTGCCCGCCTGCCGCGCGGATACCGTGCTGATCTGCCCGGGGATTCACAGCGCCCTGGTGGCGCTGGTGTCGCTGCTGGCCCGGCCCGGGCAAACGATCTGCCTGGATACGCTGGCCTATCCCGGTATCAAAGCCATTGCCACGCAGCTCGGCGTGCAGCTGCAGGCCCTGCCCAGCGATGAGGAAGGCCCCCTCGGCCCGGCCTTCGAAACACTCTGCAAGACGCAAAAGCCAAGCGCGCTGTACTGCAATCCCACGCTGCAGAACCCCAGCACCAGGACCATGCCCCAGGGACGGCGCGAAATCCTGGCGGATATCGCCCTGCGCTACAGCGTGCCGATCATCGAGGACGATGCCTACGGCATGCTGCCGCAGCGCACGCCGGATGCCATGGCCACGCTCGCGCCGGAACTCACCTACTACGTCACCGGCCTGTCGAAATGCTTTGGCGCCGGATTGCGCATCGCCTTTATCCACGGCCCCACCGCGCGCCAGACCCAGCGGCTGGCCGGCACCCTGCGCGCCACCACCGTCATGGCAAGCCCGTTCAATACGCTGCTGGCCACGTCGTGGATCAAGGACGGCACGGCCGACGACATGCTCAAGGCCATCCGCGCCGAGTGCGTGGCCCGCCAGCTCCTGGCCCGCGACGTGCTGGCGGGGCGGCCATATGACGCCGACCCGGAAGGCTTCCATCTCTGGCTGCCGATTCCCCCGGACAGCGGCTGGCGCCCCTCCGAGCTGGCGCTGCACCTGCGCTCGCGCGGCATCGGCGTGGTGTCGAGCGCGGCGTTCGCCACCGATGGCAACCCCCCGGATGCCATCCGCATCTGCCTGGGCGGGCCGGGCGAGCGCGACGAGATGGAAGAATCGCTGCAGATCGTGGCGGATACGCTGGACGATCCGCACCATCTGCATTCGGCCATGCTGTAG
- a CDS encoding EAL domain-containing protein, with amino-acid sequence MDATERGLDHEELLSLTRGDLIGAIEFGHIYPVFQPQISAQHGGIVGLEVLARWSDKGRHHAPDKFVGSITSHGVETLLLDHFLGACGRVQTRFPQYTGRFSLNVSPRTAAAAGFVQGFVRASISHGLDIARVVLELTEQTRIARDSEARLLENLNALSARGMVISQDDFGSGYASLQALGLLPFKQVKVDKILLHRARHAERARRLFFSSMALARSLEMQTVAEGVESPDDVVLARSLGADLLQGYAICPPMPFELLQL; translated from the coding sequence GTGGATGCCACGGAGCGCGGCCTGGATCACGAGGAACTGCTCTCGCTCACGCGGGGGGACCTCATTGGTGCGATCGAGTTCGGGCATATCTACCCGGTGTTCCAACCGCAGATCAGCGCGCAGCACGGTGGCATCGTCGGGCTGGAGGTGCTGGCGCGCTGGTCCGACAAGGGGCGGCACCATGCCCCGGACAAGTTTGTCGGCAGCATCACCAGCCATGGCGTGGAGACGCTGTTGCTGGACCATTTCCTTGGCGCATGCGGGCGGGTGCAGACGCGGTTTCCGCAATATACGGGCCGGTTCTCCCTGAACGTCAGCCCGAGGACGGCGGCGGCGGCCGGCTTCGTCCAGGGCTTCGTGCGCGCAAGCATTTCCCATGGGCTGGATATCGCCCGCGTGGTGCTGGAGCTGACCGAGCAGACCCGCATTGCCCGCGACAGCGAGGCGCGTCTGCTGGAAAACCTCAACGCGCTTTCCGCCCGTGGCATGGTGATCTCCCAGGACGATTTCGGCTCGGGCTATGCCTCGCTGCAGGCCCTTGGGCTACTGCCGTTCAAGCAGGTCAAGGTGGACAAGATCTTGCTGCACCGCGCACGCCACGCCGAGCGCGCCCGGCGGCTGTTCTTTTCCTCGATGGCGCTGGCGCGCTCGCTGGAAATGCAGACGGTGGCCGAAGGCGTGGAGAGCCCGGACGACGTGGTGCTGGCAAGGTCGCTCGGCGCGGATTTGCTGCAGGGGTACGCCATTTGCCCCCCGATGCCCTTTGAGCTGCTCCAGCTTTAG
- a CDS encoding nitrogen fixation protein NifQ, translated as MNQSLLILDAFSLSPGEPACRALAGVLESANAARLPRFAQWLGLAEPEFWQMLDHCFPGARAAGWAPESAPVDAAALPCEFADLVQMLIASGDPARPARPETRWAAHALASGCFGGSHLWHDMGLSGRHDVSRLLQAYFPSLYAANTTDMKWKKFFYHALCQRLDLHPCPEPACAGCDNYASCHGTESVIGWR; from the coding sequence GTGAACCAGTCGTTGCTGATCCTCGATGCGTTCTCGCTCTCTCCCGGCGAGCCGGCTTGCCGCGCCCTGGCGGGCGTGCTGGAAAGCGCCAACGCTGCCAGGCTGCCCCGGTTCGCGCAATGGCTCGGGCTTGCCGAGCCCGAGTTCTGGCAGATGCTGGATCACTGTTTTCCGGGTGCCAGGGCGGCGGGGTGGGCGCCGGAGTCAGCGCCGGTCGATGCCGCCGCATTGCCTTGCGAGTTTGCCGACCTGGTGCAGATGCTGATCGCATCGGGCGATCCCGCTCGCCCCGCTCGCCCCGAAACGCGCTGGGCCGCCCACGCGCTGGCCAGCGGCTGCTTTGGCGGCTCTCATCTCTGGCACGACATGGGCCTGTCGGGCCGGCACGACGTTTCGCGCTTGCTGCAGGCGTATTTCCCCTCGCTCTACGCGGCCAACACTACGGACATGAAGTGGAAGAAGTTCTTCTACCACGCGCTATGCCAGCGGCTGGACCTGCACCCGTGTCCCGAACCGGCCTGCGCCGGATGCGACAACTACGCTAGCTGCCACGGCACCGAGTCGGTGATCGGCTGGCGCTAG
- a CDS encoding Nit6803 family nitrilase — translation MSQKRIVRAAAVQISPDLEHGEGTLGKVCEAIDRAAREGVQLIVFPETFLPYYPYFSFVRPPVQSGSDHMRLYEQAVVVPGPVTHAVSERARRHAMVVVLGVNERDHGSLYNTQLIFDTDGRLVLKRRKITPTFHERMIWGQGDAAGLKVAETAIGRVGALACWEHYNPLARYALMTQHEEIHCSQFPGSLVGPIFADQIEVTIRHHALESGCFVVNATGWLTDEQIASVTTDPALQKALRGGCNTAIVSPEGQHLAPPLREGEGMVIADLDMSLITKRKRMMDSVGHYARPELLSLAINDRPAATASPMASAFSNYHGSTHHELQRDDAGLEPVVGN, via the coding sequence ATGTCACAGAAACGCATTGTGCGCGCGGCTGCGGTCCAGATCTCACCGGACCTGGAGCACGGCGAAGGCACGCTTGGCAAAGTCTGCGAGGCCATCGACCGCGCCGCACGGGAAGGCGTGCAACTGATCGTCTTTCCGGAAACCTTCCTGCCGTACTACCCGTACTTCTCCTTTGTACGGCCACCCGTGCAATCCGGCAGCGACCATATGCGGCTGTACGAGCAGGCGGTGGTGGTGCCCGGCCCCGTCACCCATGCCGTGTCCGAGCGCGCGCGCCGGCACGCCATGGTGGTGGTGCTCGGTGTCAACGAGCGCGACCACGGCAGTCTTTACAACACGCAGCTCATCTTCGATACCGACGGCCGCCTGGTGCTCAAGCGCCGCAAGATCACGCCGACGTTCCATGAGCGGATGATCTGGGGCCAGGGCGACGCGGCCGGCCTGAAGGTGGCCGAAACCGCCATCGGCCGCGTGGGCGCGCTGGCTTGCTGGGAGCACTACAACCCGCTGGCCCGCTACGCGCTGATGACCCAGCACGAGGAAATCCACTGCAGCCAGTTTCCCGGCTCGCTGGTGGGCCCCATCTTTGCCGATCAGATCGAAGTCACCATCCGCCATCACGCGCTGGAGTCCGGCTGCTTCGTGGTGAACGCCACGGGCTGGCTGACCGACGAGCAGATCGCCTCGGTGACCACCGACCCCGCCTTGCAAAAGGCGCTGCGCGGCGGCTGCAACACCGCCATCGTGTCGCCGGAGGGCCAGCACCTGGCGCCGCCGCTGCGCGAGGGCGAGGGCATGGTGATCGCGGACCTGGATATGTCGCTCATCACCAAGCGCAAGCGCATGATGGATTCGGTGGGGCATTACGCCCGGCCTGAATTGCTCAGCCTTGCCATCAACGACCGGCCGGCGGCGACCGCATCGCCCATGGCCAGCGCATTCTCCAACTACCACGGGAGCACCCACCATGAACTCCAGCGAGATGACGCCGGCCTCGAGCCGGTTGTCGGTAACTGA
- a CDS encoding MSMEG_0572/Sll0783 family nitrogen starvation response protein — MPAVNKPAHKKGDFLVDYEEKVFEDVKAEPGEKALVTFHTVAFEGSIGFVNLLQATRLQRKGFETSILLYGPGVTLGLQRGFPTLGDEAFAGHLNFNKQITKFMEEGGKVYACRFALQALYGHGEASLIEGIRPISPLDVLDLKLIHRKENALILDTWTV; from the coding sequence ATGCCCGCAGTGAACAAACCGGCCCACAAGAAAGGCGACTTCCTGGTCGACTATGAAGAGAAGGTATTCGAGGACGTCAAGGCAGAACCGGGCGAGAAGGCGCTGGTCACCTTTCACACCGTGGCCTTCGAAGGCTCGATCGGCTTCGTCAACCTGTTGCAGGCCACGCGCCTGCAACGCAAGGGCTTCGAGACCTCCATCCTGCTGTACGGCCCGGGCGTGACGCTTGGCCTGCAGCGCGGTTTTCCCACGCTGGGCGACGAGGCCTTCGCCGGCCATCTCAACTTCAACAAGCAGATCACCAAGTTCATGGAAGAGGGCGGCAAGGTCTACGCCTGCCGCTTTGCGCTGCAAGCGCTGTATGGCCATGGCGAAGCGTCGCTGATCGAAGGCATCCGCCCGATCAGCCCGCTCGATGTGCTGGACCTGAAGCTGATCCACCGCAAGGAGAACGCGCTGATCCTGGATACCTGGACGGTTTAA
- a CDS encoding MSMEG_0567/Sll0786 family nitrogen starvation N-acetyltransferase, translating into MNDDLCVEVPAATTFRIRWAGAQWEADEAMALRRAVFCHEQGIFVGDDRDAIDDTAQLLVAVKCEADAPQKVVGTVRIHETEPGVWFGSRLAVHAAYRSHGKIGATLIKLAVSSANGLGCTRFLAHVQSQNVPLFRRLHWDVLAEETLLGRPHHLMQADLDYYPACLTPRIGLSTLGRSGT; encoded by the coding sequence ATGAATGACGATCTCTGTGTGGAAGTGCCCGCGGCCACGACGTTTCGCATCCGCTGGGCCGGGGCGCAGTGGGAGGCGGACGAGGCCATGGCGCTGCGCCGGGCGGTGTTCTGCCATGAGCAGGGCATCTTTGTTGGCGACGACCGCGACGCGATCGACGACACCGCGCAGTTGCTGGTGGCGGTGAAGTGCGAGGCGGATGCGCCGCAGAAGGTGGTCGGCACCGTGCGCATCCACGAAACCGAGCCCGGTGTTTGGTTTGGCTCCCGGCTGGCGGTGCACGCCGCGTACCGCAGCCACGGCAAGATCGGCGCGACGCTGATCAAGCTGGCGGTGAGCAGCGCGAACGGGCTGGGCTGCACCCGATTCCTCGCGCATGTGCAGAGCCAGAATGTGCCGCTGTTCCGCCGCTTGCATTGGGATGTGCTGGCCGAGGAAACGCTGCTTGGCCGCCCGCACCACCTGATGCAGGCGGACCTGGACTACTACCCAGCGTGCCTGACGCCGCGCATTGGCCTGTCGACGCTGGGCAGGAGCGGGACATGA
- a CDS encoding MSMEG_0570 family nitrogen starvation response protein, giving the protein MPVTHFRVRWPDQTEVTCYSPSSVVTEFFVPGQDYALAEFLAIARQALGSASERVRAKYGYACSSAMDQLEQIETTAARFCAQPGATVRVIGFGR; this is encoded by the coding sequence ATGCCAGTGACACATTTCCGGGTACGTTGGCCCGATCAGACCGAGGTCACCTGTTACTCCCCGTCCTCGGTGGTCACCGAGTTCTTTGTCCCGGGACAGGACTACGCGCTGGCCGAGTTCCTGGCGATCGCCAGGCAGGCGCTTGGCAGCGCCTCGGAGCGCGTCAGGGCGAAGTATGGCTATGCCTGCTCCTCTGCCATGGACCAGCTTGAACAGATCGAGACCACCGCCGCGCGTTTTTGCGCGCAGCCTGGCGCCACGGTGCGCGTGATCGGCTTTGGCCGGTAG
- a CDS encoding MSMEG_0569 family flavin-dependent oxidoreductase encodes MSTPLNETQATTSPKHYSVIIVGGGQAGLSMSYYLKQAGIDHLVIEKHTVTHTWRSQRWDAFCLVTPNWQCALPGYPYQGNDPHGFMKKDEITAYLDGFIGMVNAPVLEHTEVVRVKPLEQGGYLVCTSQGDFTAGQVVVASGGYHTPIVPRMAERLPAGIRQIQSSEYRSPQALPEGGVLVVGSGQSGAQIAEDLHLAGRKVFLAVGQAPRCARFYRGRDVVDWLADMQYYDMPVQEHPLREGVRDNTNHYVTGRDGGRDIDLRKFATEGMELFGALEDFHDGKLRFTPNLKANLDDADDTYNRINASIDKFIDKHGIAAPPASTYMPVWSPGEERWALDLAQAGIGAIVWCIGFRPDFSWLEAPVFNGRGYPGHVRGVTAQDGLYFLGLPWLHTWGSGRFSGIARDAEYLAAIVSEKIGAQALAA; translated from the coding sequence ATGTCTACCCCTCTCAACGAAACCCAGGCCACCACCTCCCCCAAGCACTACAGCGTCATCATCGTCGGTGGCGGCCAGGCCGGCCTGTCCATGAGCTACTACCTCAAGCAGGCCGGCATCGATCATCTCGTCATCGAGAAGCACACCGTCACCCATACCTGGCGCAGCCAGCGCTGGGATGCCTTCTGCCTGGTCACGCCAAACTGGCAGTGTGCCTTGCCCGGCTATCCCTACCAGGGCAACGACCCGCACGGTTTCATGAAGAAGGACGAGATCACCGCCTACCTCGATGGCTTTATCGGCATGGTGAATGCGCCGGTGCTGGAGCACACCGAGGTGGTGCGCGTGAAGCCGCTGGAGCAGGGCGGCTATCTGGTCTGCACCTCGCAGGGCGACTTCACCGCCGGTCAGGTGGTGGTGGCCTCCGGCGGCTATCACACGCCGATCGTGCCGCGCATGGCCGAGCGCCTGCCGGCGGGCATCCGGCAGATCCAGTCCTCCGAGTACCGCAGCCCGCAAGCTTTGCCGGAGGGCGGCGTGCTGGTGGTGGGTTCCGGCCAGTCCGGCGCGCAGATTGCCGAAGACCTGCACCTGGCGGGCCGCAAGGTGTTCCTGGCCGTGGGACAGGCGCCGCGCTGCGCGCGTTTCTACCGTGGCCGCGACGTGGTGGACTGGCTGGCCGACATGCAGTACTACGACATGCCGGTGCAGGAGCATCCGCTGCGCGAGGGCGTGCGCGACAACACCAATCACTATGTGACCGGCCGCGATGGCGGGCGCGACATCGACCTGCGCAAGTTCGCCACCGAAGGCATGGAGCTGTTCGGCGCGCTGGAGGATTTCCATGACGGCAAGCTGCGCTTCACGCCGAACCTGAAGGCCAACCTTGACGATGCGGACGATACCTACAACCGCATCAACGCCAGCATCGACAAATTCATCGACAAGCACGGCATCGCCGCGCCGCCCGCCAGCACCTATATGCCGGTATGGTCGCCGGGCGAGGAGCGTTGGGCACTGGACCTGGCGCAGGCGGGCATTGGCGCCATCGTCTGGTGCATCGGCTTTCGCCCGGATTTCAGTTGGCTGGAGGCGCCGGTCTTCAACGGGCGCGGCTATCCCGGCCACGTGCGCGGCGTGACGGCGCAGGACGGCCTGTATTTCCTGGGCCTGCCGTGGCTGCACACCTGGGGCTCCGGGCGTTTCTCCGGCATTGCGCGCGATGCCGAATATCTGGCGGCCATCGTCAGCGAAAAGATTGGCGCGCAAGCCCTGGCAGCCTGA